The following proteins are encoded in a genomic region of Mycolicibacterium rutilum:
- a CDS encoding IspD/TarI family cytidylyltransferase, whose translation MGTRVGADSNKAYLPVGGRPMVAWSLDTLTRVPAVDRIVLVYRAGEERLARDMVSAELPGVHVEFVAGGYSRHGSELNVLRHLAADIDSGSVDVVLIHDAARPVAGPAMFERALSVAREFGGAIPAVPLSGVLTTDLAAPTQRQLVRVQTPQAFRAAPLLQAYRRADADDFEGTDTSSCVETFTDVAVHTFPGELHNIKVTFARDIAIAEHLLMHGVSRDDSP comes from the coding sequence ATGGGCACGCGGGTCGGCGCCGACAGCAACAAGGCCTATCTGCCGGTGGGCGGCCGGCCGATGGTGGCGTGGTCGCTGGACACCCTGACCCGGGTGCCCGCGGTGGACCGCATCGTGCTGGTGTACCGGGCCGGTGAGGAACGACTCGCCCGCGACATGGTGAGTGCCGAACTGCCCGGGGTCCACGTCGAATTCGTTGCGGGCGGGTACAGCAGGCACGGCTCAGAGCTCAACGTGTTACGCCATCTGGCCGCCGACATCGACTCGGGATCGGTCGACGTGGTGCTCATCCACGACGCGGCGCGGCCGGTGGCCGGTCCGGCCATGTTCGAGCGCGCGCTGTCGGTGGCGCGCGAGTTCGGCGGCGCCATACCGGCAGTGCCGCTGTCCGGGGTGCTCACGACCGACCTCGCGGCGCCGACTCAACGGCAGCTCGTCCGGGTCCAGACGCCGCAGGCCTTCCGGGCGGCGCCGCTGCTGCAGGCTTACCGCCGTGCCGATGCCGACGACTTCGAGGGCACCGACACCTCGTCGTGCGTCGAGACGTTCACCGACGTTGCGGTGCACACGTTTCCGGGCGAACTGCACAACATCAAGGTGACCTTCGCCCGCGACATCGCGATCGCCGAACACCTTTTGATGCACGGCGTCAGCCGCGACGACTCGCCATGA
- a CDS encoding AfsR/SARP family transcriptional regulator, protein MDRYSVHLLGGFAVYHGDDRIDLPPACRRLITLVTLKRKPVHRLWVCATLWPHAQTRKAVASLRSAAWRLRPLGAGPLLCVDPQYLQLSPDVSVDWYDATALIDDVLEGGFDAHLVADLLPLLRAGELLDKSSEPWVKAERERYHALRAAAFEALGHGADKPGPSYSRLLGPHARHAAAGTRGEPEEGRR, encoded by the coding sequence ATGGACCGGTATTCAGTGCACCTGCTCGGTGGCTTCGCCGTGTACCACGGCGACGACCGGATCGACCTGCCGCCCGCGTGCCGGCGCCTGATCACCCTGGTCACGCTGAAACGCAAGCCCGTGCACCGGCTGTGGGTGTGTGCCACCCTCTGGCCACACGCGCAGACCCGCAAGGCGGTCGCGAGCCTGCGCTCGGCGGCCTGGCGGCTGCGTCCACTCGGCGCCGGGCCGCTGCTGTGCGTCGATCCGCAGTACCTCCAGCTGAGTCCCGATGTCTCGGTGGACTGGTACGACGCGACCGCGTTGATCGACGACGTGCTCGAAGGCGGCTTCGACGCACACCTGGTGGCCGACCTGCTCCCGCTGCTGCGCGCCGGTGAGCTGCTCGACAAGTCGAGCGAGCCGTGGGTCAAGGCCGAACGCGAGCGCTACCACGCCCTGCGGGCGGCCGCGTTCGAGGCACTGGGTCACGGCGCCGACAAACCGGGTCCGTCCTACTCCCGCCTGCTGGGGCCGCACGCGCGGCACGCGGCCGCCGGTACCCGCGGTGAGCCCGAGGAGGGGCGCCGATGA